In Solimonas sp. K1W22B-7, the DNA window ATCAGCGGCTGGTTCTGCGGATCGCGGTAGAACGCCGCGACCTCTTCCGCCGACATCGTCGGCGACATCGGCGGAGAGAATCCCGGGAAGAAAAGGAACACCAGGATCCAGCTCAGGGCCAGTGCGGGCAGCGCCCAGAACAGGATGATTTCGCCATCGACTCTACGCATTGCCTTGTCTCCGGTATTCACCAGTCATAGCTCAGGTTGAGGCCGATGACCCGGGGTTCGGAGTAGATCGAGCTCTGGAAGTAGGTCAGGTTCCACTGGTTGCTGTTGGAGATGCGGTACAGCTCGTTGGTGAGGTTGGTGCCGAACAGCTGGGCACTGAGGGCCGTGCCGAAGACGCGGCTCCAGCTCAGGCTGGCATTCCACAGGCCGACCGCCGGCAGGTAGGCGCCGGGTTCGGCCTCGGGCGGAGACGACTGTCCGCTGTATTTGCGCGAGGTGTAGGCATAGGTCATGGAAGCCTCGACCTCGCCGATCTCCGGGTCCAGCGGCAACAGGTAGCGTCCGGACAGGCTGAACTGCTGCTTCGGGATGTCCTGGAAGGGGATGCAGCTGAAGTCGACGGTGCCGCCGCTGGAGATTTCCTGTCCGGTACAGTCGAGCTGCGGCGTCGCCCCGTTGTAACCGAAGCTGAACTCCTCGTACTCCGCTTCCGTGTAGCCGTAGGTGCCCAGGAAGGTGAAGCCGGGGAAGGGCTGGATCGTCAGGTCCATCTCGAAACCGGCGACCCAGGCGCTGCCGACGTTGAAGATCGCCTGGCCCAGCTGTGGCACCGGGCTGGGATTGCCGGGATCGACAAAGGCGTCGATTCCGGCCTTCTGCAGACCCGTGTAGTCGGTGTAGTAGACCGCCGCGTTGAGGCGGACCGGCATGTCGCCGATCTCGAAGTCGGCTTTCTGGCCCAGTTCGTAGTTGGTGACGTATTCCGGCTTGAAGGTGTAGTGATCCGGATTCACGGCGATGGGGGCGACGCCGCCGGTCTTGTAACCGCGGCTGACCTTGCCGTAGACCAGCTGGGTGCCGAACTTGTAGTCCAGCCCCGCGGTATAGGTCCACTCGGTGTTCTCGACCTCGGCATCGAATGCCTTGTCGACCAGGGGCACCAGCCCCAGGGCCAGCTGGCTGATCGAGGCGCTGACCTGGGTCTTGTCGGTGGTGCGCCGCGCGCCCACGGTCAGGTTGAGCCCGGACAGCGATTCGGCGAGTCCGCCGAGATCGTAGGTCCCCTGGGCGAAGGGGGCGAAGGAGGTCTTGCGCTGGTCGTACTGCTGGTCCACGTCGACGAAAATCAGTGACTTGGCGACGATGCGGCCGGAGGCATCGGTCGATTCGTAGTAGCCGCCGACCACGAAGTCCAGCTTGTCGTCGAAGGCCTTGCCCTGCAGCTGCAGTTCCTCCGTCGTGGTCGTCACGTCGGCCTGGGGGATGTTGTCCGGGTTGATGAACTCGTTGAGCGCGGCGCGCGAACCGTCGAGGTCCCAGCGGTAGGAGTGCTTCAGCGTGGCGTGGCTGGCGATGTTGACCAGCGTCAGTTGGTCGTTGAGTTCGAAGCTGAACTTGTCGACCAGCGCGCCGGTTTCGAGGCTGTCGTGAGGATCGCCGCTGAGCTGGACGTGGCGCACGTCGCGCGCGGCCTGTTCATCGACGATGTCCTGCCCGCAGTTGCTCGAGGGCCCGAAGAAGTTCAGCGCCAGGCAGCCCAGGTTCGCCACCTGGGTGATGTCCAGGCCCGGGATGATCGTGGCCAGCACGCCGAGCCCGACCGCTCCTGGGATCGCCCGGTTGAGACCCTGCCGGTTGATCCTTTCGATCACGGTGGCGGTGCCGTTGTCGTCGCTGTCGGCGTAGTACCCCATCAGGTAGTTGTCGATGCGCTCGGTCGGACGCCACAGCAGGCCCAGGCGCGCCGTCCAGTAGTTCTTGTTGTCGTAGTCCTTGCCGGTGACGACGTCCTGGGTGAAGCCATCGCGCTGGTAGACCTGTCCACCGACGCGGGCGAGCAGCTTGTCCTCGATGATCGGTGTATTGAGCACCATCTCGTAGGAGTGGCCCATTAGATTGCCGTCGCCCGCCAGCGACATGACGCCCGCCCGCAACGAGGCCGAGAACTCGTCCTGGGGCTTCTGCGGTTCCAGCAGCAGGGCGCCGCCGGTGGTGTTGCGGCCGAACAGCGTGCCCTGTGAGCCCTTGAGGATCTGGACGTTGGACAGGTCGAAGAACTTGCCGGCGCCGCCCTGGTAGGAGGCCACCGGATCGGCGGGCAGGGGCACCTCGCCCAGGTAGACCACGACACCTGCGCTGGCCCCGAACTGCGCGCCCTGTCCGCGAATGGTGGGCGTCTCGGTATTGCGCATCTGGCTGCCG includes these proteins:
- a CDS encoding TonB-dependent receptor, with the translated sequence MSRRSTKTGMLAGAMPFVLCPALMLPLPASAQKPQEPAAPAAGALAADELDALLLEPVAAADAPGSGDVKPQAAAQPYSEVIPVPAAPQEPAPPAAAKRAPSRPVLEEIVVTARRTAESQQDVPIAISAMSADDLRRDQINSPQDLQGRVPSLLVGSGSQMRNTETPTIRGQGAQFGASAGVVVYLGEVPLPADPVASYQGGAGKFFDLSNVQILKGSQGTLFGRNTTGGALLLEPQKPQDEFSASLRAGVMSLAGDGNLMGHSYEMVLNTPIIEDKLLARVGGQVYQRDGFTQDVVTGKDYDNKNYWTARLGLLWRPTERIDNYLMGYYADSDDNGTATVIERINRQGLNRAIPGAVGLGVLATIIPGLDITQVANLGCLALNFFGPSSNCGQDIVDEQAARDVRHVQLSGDPHDSLETGALVDKFSFELNDQLTLVNIASHATLKHSYRWDLDGSRAALNEFINPDNIPQADVTTTTEELQLQGKAFDDKLDFVVGGYYESTDASGRIVAKSLIFVDVDQQYDQRKTSFAPFAQGTYDLGGLAESLSGLNLTVGARRTTDKTQVSASISQLALGLVPLVDKAFDAEVENTEWTYTAGLDYKFGTQLVYGKVSRGYKTGGVAPIAVNPDHYTFKPEYVTNYELGQKADFEIGDMPVRLNAAVYYTDYTGLQKAGIDAFVDPGNPSPVPQLGQAIFNVGSAWVAGFEMDLTIQPFPGFTFLGTYGYTEAEYEEFSFGYNGATPQLDCTGQEISSGGTVDFSCIPFQDIPKQQFSLSGRYLLPLDPEIGEVEASMTYAYTSRKYSGQSSPPEAEPGAYLPAVGLWNASLSWSRVFGTALSAQLFGTNLTNELYRISNSNQWNLTYFQSSIYSEPRVIGLNLSYDW